The Xanthomonas indica sequence TGTGGCTGCGGTTGTCGTGCATGCGCGCAGCGGCCATCGCGCTGCGGCACACCGAGACCGCGTCAACCCGAGGCGGACGCAGCAGCGAAGGCGTTGCCCGACGCCGCCGCATTCAGCGGCGGCGCCGGCACTGCTCACTCGCCGTAGACCTCGATTTCCGAGTACGCCAACCACGAGTACAGGTTGTTCGCCTCGATCTTCAGGTACTGGGCGCTGCTTCCATTCAAGGCGATGTACACCGGTGCCACGTCGGACTGGTCGGGCTCGGTGTAGTACTGCGGGTTGTCGAAGTACACCGGTCCGGGATTGGTGCTGCCGCCGAACACCGCGCCATGCCGGCCGGCGGAGACGGCGAAGTCGATCGGCTGCGGCGTGCCCGTGGTCTCGCTGGCCGCGGTGCGCACGGTGATGCGCACGCCGGTGACCTTGCGCGTCTGCCCCAGGTTTACGGTGACGCTACCCCAGTTGGTGCGCGCGTTCCAGTAGTCGGTGTCGCTGAAGAAGCGACCGTCGTACAGCGAGGCCAGGTTGTCCGAATTGGTCGGCGAGGTCGCACCGACGATCGGCAGGCGCTTGATCAGGTTGAGCGAGGACGGCGCCACGTACTGCACCTTGCGCAGCGGCAGGCCCGCCTCGCTGTAGCCGGTGTTGCTCAGGCCGGCCTTGATGTAGGCCTCGCGCTCGATCGGCCGGGTCTGGGTGTTGCCGTAGCGCGAGGCGATCGCGGCGACGATCGGCGCGGCGAACGAGGTGCCTGAGACTGCTTCGGTGCCGCCGTCGTAAATGAGGTTGGTGATCTCGTGTGCGGGCGCCCAGGCCTCGATGCAGGGTCCGACCGTCGATCCCTTGGCGTAGCCACCCCAGCGATCGCTGTTCTGGGCGCCGCCGAAGCGCGCGCCGTCGCGCTGCAAGCCGCCGACCACGACGATGCCGTCCATGTCGCGTGCGGCTCCCTGCTGGGTCTGCGGATCGATGTAGCCGAACGCCACCTTGCACGCGTCCTGCTCCTGCGGCGAGAGCCCGACGCTGTAGGCATTGCCCGCCGACTGGGTGATGAAGAAGCGATTGCTCGCCGCGCGCATCCGACGGCCCCAGCGATTGCTAGCGTTGAACGGGTTGTACGTCCCGCCCGGGCTCTGATTGAACGACATGTTCAGGACGGCGAATTCACCCGACGCTTCGGCGTAGCGCACTGCCGCATCCAGCGCCGTGGCCACCGTGCTTTCGTTCAGATCGGCAAGGCCGAACGCCTTGATCGGCTGACCAGGATTGACGCCGCGCACCAGTTGCCCGTTCTGCCTGGCACCGATCAGGCCGGCCGTCGCCGTACTGTGCAGCGGGTTGGGCGACAGCGTCGGGAAATCCTGTCGATACACCACGTTGAGCTCGGAATGTGGCGGATTGTCCAGCACCGCATCCAGCAGATAGGCGGGATTGGAGGTGGTGAATCCATCGTTGGTCTGCGTATACGGCAGCGCCCACGAGGTGATCTCGCCGCCATTGACGATGTCGCCCGCGGCGGAGAACGTGGCGTGCGCCGCCTCGACCCCGCGCACCGACACCACCCAGTCGGCCTTGAGCACCTGTGCCGCGGTGCGCTCCGGCATCCAGGCATAGACGGTGCTGGAGACCGTGGACAGCACCCGCTCGATCTTCACTCCCGGCAGCTGCGCGATCTGGTCGGCGAAGTGGACCATGCCGGTGCTGTTCTCGTGCGCGCGGATCGCCGGGTCGAGCGTGCGGTAGTCCGAGGGACGGGACTTGGCATACAGGCGCGTGGTCTCCTGCAGCACGAACGGGTTGAGGTCGATCGCGTACAGGCGCCGCCCCTGGGTGTCGGTGCGCGGCAGGGTCGCTTCCTGCAACGTGCGCTTGGCCGGGAACTTGCCGCCGCC is a genomic window containing:
- a CDS encoding S8/S53 family peptidase; the encoded protein is MKKTSTELLLAALLASLAVASAHAQPHATGGGKFPAKRTLQEATLPRTDTQGRRLYAIDLNPFVLQETTRLYAKSRPSDYRTLDPAIRAHENSTGMVHFADQIAQLPGVKIERVLSTVSSTVYAWMPERTAAQVLKADWVVSVRGVEAAHATFSAAGDIVNGGEITSWALPYTQTNDGFTTSNPAYLLDAVLDNPPHSELNVVYRQDFPTLSPNPLHSTATAGLIGARQNGQLVRGVNPGQPIKAFGLADLNESTVATALDAAVRYAEASGEFAVLNMSFNQSPGGTYNPFNASNRWGRRMRAASNRFFITQSAGNAYSVGLSPQEQDACKVAFGYIDPQTQQGAARDMDGIVVVGGLQRDGARFGGAQNSDRWGGYAKGSTVGPCIEAWAPAHEITNLIYDGGTEAVSGTSFAAPIVAAIASRYGNTQTRPIEREAYIKAGLSNTGYSEAGLPLRKVQYVAPSSLNLIKRLPIVGATSPTNSDNLASLYDGRFFSDTDYWNARTNWGSVTVNLGQTRKVTGVRITVRTAASETTGTPQPIDFAVSAGRHGAVFGGSTNPGPVYFDNPQYYTEPDQSDVAPVYIALNGSSAQYLKIEANNLYSWLAYSEIEVYGE